Genomic window (Syntrophales bacterium):
CGGCGGATCAACGCCGCCGTTGAAAATTCCTCATTAACGGATGATTCCCTGCTGGCTGCGGATATCCCCGTTGGCTACGGTTATATTCAGACCGGCGAATATGAGCGGGCGATCCGCTCTCTGCAAATCGGCCTGCTCTCAATAAGGGAAAGTGCCCCCCTTTTTGGCTATCTTGGCGATGCCTGGTGGGGCCGTGGCAACCGGGAGACAGCGCGGCAGCTCTATTTTGAGGCCTGCCTTATAGCCCCTTGCGCCATTGACTGGCAACATCTGCGCGACGAGGAGCTGAAAGAACTGTTGGAACTCCTCCCCGACGAATATAACTGGAAGCCGGCTCTGGCCGGCGAATGGCTCCCCGTCTGCGCGTACATCCGGGGAATCTTCAAGCCCAAAATGATCAGAATACTTGATGAATTAAGCGTTTTCACCGAAAGGTACCGGGAGCTGCAGAAGGCCTTTCGCCGCAGTCCCGAACCCGTTATTGCCGCCCGCATCTTCACGAAAGGCATCGTCCTTTGCGACAACGAGCCTTTTTTACGGAATATCCGCGGCATTGATTTCGCTGATATCCGGCGGGAGATGAAATCTGCCGCTCCCGTCCTTTTCGCGGAATATATGAAGGAACTGGAACGGCGAAGGCGTATTTGACGTTTATATTGCGTAACTACTTAATATCACGCCAAGTATCGTCAGGAAATGTTCTTGCGGGGGCTGTAATAAAATTTTGCTGTACTAAAATTTTTCTTGACAAGATAAAAAACATGTGGTCAGTAAGCGCCGTAAATGAGGTTTGGGGTTCATAAATATTTAGGCGAGATGTAAGTTAAATGGGCAGAGCGAATGTTTTTTCCGAAAGCTGGTATTGGTTTTATTACTTTATCGGATCGGTCTGCCCGGCGCTCAGGGGGAAGTAAGGAACCAACTTAACTTAACCAAGCCATGGACAGACGGAAAGACGCTGCCCATGGCTTTTTTGTTTTCAGGCTGTGGGAAGAGCGCCGAGCTCGCCACGGCCTTTTTTATTACAGGAGGCAAAAGATGATTATCCTGATGAAAAAAAACTCAACAAAAGAAGATATCAACGAGGTAACGGCATGGATTGAATCGGCTGGCTACAGACCCCACATTTCCGAGGGGGTGGAACGGACAATCATCGGCGCCGTCGGGAACGATCAGGGCAGGGTTCTGCTGAAATCTGTCGCTTTCTTGCGCGGAGTGGAAAAGGTTGTACCGATCCTCAAACCCTATAAGCTCGCGGGGAGGGAATTCCAGGAAAAAGATACGATTGTCCGAGTCGGCAATGTGGAAATCGGGGGGCCGCAGTTTACCGTAATAGCCGGTCCCTGCTCAATCGAAAGCGCGGAACAGATGATGGAAAGCGGGTACATCGCCAAAAAGGCGGGCGCCCACGTTCTGCGGGGTGGCGCCTTCAAACCGCGCACCTCGCCCTATAGCTTTCAGGGGATGGGGGAAGAAGGGCTGAAAATACTGAAAAATGTGGGCGAGAAAATGGGCATGCCGGTCGTGACAGAGGTCATGGATACGAAGGATATCGATCTGATTGAGGATTACAGCGACATGTTTCAGATCGGCGCCCGCAATGTTCAGAATTTTGCCCTGCTGAAAAGGGTTGGCATGTCCCGTAAGCCGGTGCTGCTGAAGCGGGGCATGATGACGACAATCGAGGAGCTGCTGATGTCCGCCGAATACATCCTCTCCGGGGGAAACAACCAGGTGATACTATGCGAGCGGGGGATCCGCACTTTCGAGACCGCTACCCGCAACACCCTCGATATAAGCGCCGTTCCCGTCATCAAAGAGTTGACTCACCTGCCGGTGATTATTGACCCCAGCCATG
Coding sequences:
- the aroF gene encoding 3-deoxy-7-phosphoheptulonate synthase, whose amino-acid sequence is MIILMKKNSTKEDINEVTAWIESAGYRPHISEGVERTIIGAVGNDQGRVLLKSVAFLRGVEKVVPILKPYKLAGREFQEKDTIVRVGNVEIGGPQFTVIAGPCSIESAEQMMESGYIAKKAGAHVLRGGAFKPRTSPYSFQGMGEEGLKILKNVGEKMGMPVVTEVMDTKDIDLIEDYSDMFQIGARNVQNFALLKRVGMSRKPVLLKRGMMTTIEELLMSAEYILSGGNNQVILCERGIRTFETATRNTLDISAVPVIKELTHLPVIIDPSHAAGHAKYIIPLTRAAVAVGAHGAIIEIHPEPEKALSDGPQSLRPEVFYRLMDEVRIMQDAMQNKIGKLS